In Pangasianodon hypophthalmus isolate fPanHyp1 chromosome 5, fPanHyp1.pri, whole genome shotgun sequence, the DNA window GTAGCGTAGACGAACCCAGCGAGTACCCCACTGACACCTCGATGCTCTCCAATTCCTACAACCCTGATGAGATCACCATTGAGGATGAgtgggaggaggaagaggaggaggagaaggatggAGGAGAGGTAAAGATGACTGGGACAGATGCAGTGGTTCCCGAGGCTCCAGTAGGAGCGCAGGACAGTGATAGGGACAGCAGCCCCCAGCGAGAGGCCGTGGGCAGGCTCGTCTTACCACCTCCTCGCACGGCATCAGAGATAGATGAGCCCTCGGATTTGCCTCTTAGACTTCCTCCACCTTCTACAGCATTCTCAAGCTGTTTCTCCCAGACGAGCTCAGAGGAAGAGGGGGCCACACCACCAGCCAGAGTGCCCAAGCGCCCTAGTGGAGAAACCAAGGGATCGTTCAACCCCACAGGCAGCACCCCCAGGATCAAACGGCGCAACCAGACCATCTACACAGCAGCTGACAATGAGGAGAGTTAGAAAAAGAGTGAGTGAAATGATGGAAATTTATGGACTGatgcaaattaattttttgtttaccTAAGAgagctttttaatgtttttttttaatgatacgTTTGTTCAATTAAGTACATTTCTTTAAACATTAATGGATTGTTGATAAAAATGGGTTTTAGAGAACAAAGCTACCATTATTAtgggatattttttgtttcttacatGCTATCATTGTGATACACTTGTATGATATtctcagtgtcactgtgatgtgtttattattcatgataaacatttaattataactAATTTGTGTCCTtctttatcagtcaggtttgCAGCTTTCCTTTTTAGACAGGATGTGAGCTTCCACTGACATTGTAGCATTCAGGACATCATATCATGACCTTAAGTAGGATTATAAGATTCTATCTTCCATTTAGTCTTAACCCTAAGTTcacaatatgtttaaaatacacTAACCATTCACTTTAACAGGAATATCTGAACATGCACTTAtccaaccagccaatcatgttgcaaaAAATGCTGATACCGGTCACGAGCTTCAGTCAAACACCAGCACGGTgacaaaatgtgatctcaggaACTTTACTTgcggcatggttgttggtgccggATGGacaggtttgagtatttcagaaactgctgatctcctgggattttcatacacagcaGTCTAGAATtgacagaatggtgcaaaaaaaaacaaaaaacatcaactAAGCAGCAGTTCTGATGGTGGAAAGGCcttgagaggtcagaggaaaatggccagactgattcaagctgacaggaaggctatggtaatgaaagaaaagcatctcagaacacaacaTGCAAACCTTGAGGtgagaaactggacagttgaagatgaaaaacatggcctggtctttttccagtcttcaactgtccagtgtcCTGTATGTCTcttgaaattaaacatttcaggttgcctttaatgaaaaataaaagggtTGTCTATTGAATTATCCACCTTCATGAAGGCAGAACAACGCTGTATGGGCAAAAggttgtggacacctaaccatcacacctatgtgtgctttttgaacatcccatttgaGATTTTGTTCCCCttcgctgttataataaccctcactcttctggaaaggctttccactagattttggagcgtggcagtggggatttgtgatcattcagtcacaagagcattagtgagatcagacactgatgttgaatgaggaggtctggggtgcagtcggtgttccagttcatcccaaaggtgttcagtggggttgaggtcagggctctgtgcaggacacttgagttcctccactccaacctcaacacaccatgtcttcatggagctcgctttgtgcacaggggcattgtcatataGAAACATGTTTGGACCActtagttgcagtgaagggaaattgtgtccttccaactttgtggcaacaggtttggggaagactcacatatgggtgtgatggtcaggtgtccatatagtgtatcacaaGCGTAGCACACAAATCAGTTACCCCTAAATGTGCTTGCTAGTATAACACACTAAATGTGACATCTGCAAATAATCTCTATTGCTAAACTATCTGGAGTTacttaaagttttttttggATAATCTCCAATCTACATGCACTAATCTACACAGAAGCTTTGAGGGACAAATCAGTGAATGCTACTTCGTGCTAGATGGGACCTTTTCCAATTGAAATTATGCAAACTAGtatcaaattattttataggggtccctggaggactagtggttaagCTGCGGTGGTGGctggggtttgattcctggccagggacccaaacccagccactggggttgcacaaaacagtgcactcccagtgctggtcccaggCCCGGCTAAAATtagggagggttgcgtcaggaagggcatccagcataaaaactgtgccaaatcattgcggaccaatgatctgctgtggcgacccctaatgcgAGCAGCAGAATAAACAACAGTATCAAATCATTATACAGTGTTCACTGGTTTTTCGTTTGTTGTTCTCTACACTCGATCCACTTTGCCGAGTTGTGAGTCCGTTCACAGGCAGACCAAGAAACAGACCGGAAACGCTCTTTTCTTCGCAGAAAGCACGGCTTTATTTGACTTTCCAGTTCACACAAGTGTTAACAGGAGATCAAATctatcacacacaaaaaaactggATTGTAAGAGACGTGACAAATGACTTCAATCCATGTAGATGATTCTTCATCATTCCTTAAATGACAGTAAAATTGGATTGGCAACCCATAAAATTACAGActaaaactaattttaaataaactcaaTAGAATTACTAGATTTTTGTAcacaaaaaccaacaacaaacagcatccataaaacaagacaataaaaagaatctttctttttaaacaaacagtaaTGTGTTGCAAGTTATTGGTGTACTTCAGGCCAGAGGGTCTCAAGCTAGTCAGTTTTTGCTCTGTTCCTGctctaaacacactcagaagaatGAATCACACTGTGTAGAACACTGTTTAGGTGCTTTGGGTACGTTAAGAGCTAGAACATTAACAGAGACTGGCTTGAAACCCTCAAGGACTCAAGGTTCTACCATACATCTGCCAACTCAAAGCATCCCAAGCGGGCCCAAAACAAAGAACACGGAGAGTAggcacttctgtttttttttctccaacctttcttttttttttttattattcaaccACATTTCCCTCTGTGcagtgtcagattttttttttgttttgtccgCATTAAAAGAGATTGACTGcaggtgcttttttttgttgttgcttcaAGATAAAGAGCACAAGAAGAAAACGGGATCTGTGTGACCTCTGAGTTCAGAGATGTCTAGGAGCAAGACCGGATAATTTTTTCACGTAGGATTGCTACCAATCATATATTTATGTTACTAACACTAGTACATTACAGACGATTGAATCAGTAGTTTCCAACAGAGGAGGAATCACAAAGCAGTTATGAACAGATGACTGGAGAGCACATAAGAAGAGGGAAGGGGGAAGGGAAGACATTTCCTGTCCAGTATTTTACAGCTGTAGAAGAAGGTAAAGTCTACATACATGCAGGAGAAAGTGTCCAGGGCTGAtgatgaccaatcacaatcattTCCATCTAATTTCATTGGGGTGCTTTGCTGTTGTATGATGAACAGGGCAAGATTAAGGTGCTGTGTTTCTTCTTAGTGCTGAGAAGCCATTAGAGGATAGTTTTACTCCCTTTCTTGTTCTCCTCTAAGCTCTGCCATTCCCAACTGCTTGTGTAGGCAAAAATAAGTGTTGGCAAAATAAACAGGAACAGACATCCACCATTAAGTGCCATATATAGAGTCCTTTAGTCTACAGTAAGTGTTCTCACCAATCCTGCACTTCACACCACACCACTTTTTAGAAATCGctttccagtgtcagtgagaGATCCAAACCtctccttttttcatttcttttctgtcgctctctcactcttttgctctctctctctcacactcacacacacacacacacacacacacactctctctctctctctctttctttatctctctctccgtgtcaGTCTTGGAGGTGAAAGGGTGGAGGGTGGGGAACGAGGGGAAAGGGCGTCAGTGGTCTCCCTTGTTGATATAGATGGTGGACAGAGAGATGTTTAGTTCCCACAGCAGCTTCGGCTGGACTGGGCGTCTGGGTCCTGCAGGTTGACTCCCCTGTGCCGGGCGGCATGCGTCGGGTTCTGAGTATCTGTTTTCGGCATCTTCTTTGCTGCAAGTGGCAAATGATATAGTTTAATTTCCAGTGTTAAAGAACTGAAAACCTAAAAAGGCCAATTTTAGAGTAATCATTGTTAAAACAgacttttcttttattaaccatcatattaatgagatcGTTTTTAAAGGCATGCATTTACTAATAAGTACTTTGCCACTTCATTTTAGCTTTGTATTCCTTTCATAACCAAATGCAGTTGACTACACggtaaaataaaatctgtcttagtgtttgggacaaaggAACGTGGAGGCTCACCAATGGCCAGGAATAACTCATTCACGTTCATAGCAGTCTTGGCAGAGGTCTCCATGAACAATAAGCCTGTGTCTTCAGCGTACGTCTGAGCCTCCTGTAACAGGACCATGAACATGATGTTTAAGTAGCATTCTCTCCTGCCATATAATCTCCAAAAATACACCTAAACCCACCATGATATCTGTGTGTAGGTTGGCTTGCCAAGGTCTTGGCCAATTCACCTGGCCATACACTTATAATGgcaatatcacaaaaaaaaataataatttaatgataCAATACGGCACTATTCATGTGCATGATTACTTTCAAGTGTCACAAAATCTGGCCAATTTTGCAGATGCATCGAGTTGAATAATTCTAAATCAGCAGGGTCCGATCTAATCTAATCAGCAAAGAGCCGGTGAGTTTGCAGGTTTTTTATTCCAATAAAAAAAGAGCTCTACTTCAGAGTTGATTGAAGGCCAATAtccactgattaaacaggtggaatcaggtgaaggttcctgcttggttggaatgagtACCAGCATCCACGCTAGCCCTTTACTAATAAAATCagactgtaaatacactaagGTACATCTGTTACTGCTGTTAGTTCACCAACAACTGCTTACTGCACCCTGCTATAATTTGCTATATAAAAAGCTCTTGAAATTGACTTCAGAGGTTTATTCCATCTGTAAAGCCGTCATATCCATAAGCTATAACTTGCTCAGGAATTTTGATAATTATGGTAATGAGAAATCTGGAGTgccactttttaaattttatttaagaaatcCTGTTGGAGCATATGTATTTCGCATGAAGTGTTGAATTTCAATACTTTAATCCACAACTCGTTACCCTGAATGATCTTCATGTATCATCTCAAAAGTCAACTGTGACTAATGACACATGCCATAACCTTTGGAATCCAATAATCCTCCTCTGAACCCATGCCTTCCTGGTCTAATAAACAAATAGCCTTATCAGCTTTTACTAGCAAAGTTAGCAGTTTGACCTTTCAGGTGTTGCTCGCTAACCAACCTCTGTAAGCACAGATAGAGTGTTGTGGAAAATCACCTCGTACTCCACCAGTCTCTTGTCAGCAAGGTCGGACTTGTTTCCTGCCAGTGCAATGACGATGTTGGGACTTGCCTGCCTCTGGAGTTCCTTCACCCAGGCCTTCGCTCGCTCAAATGTCTCCTATAAAGACAAGACCAGGAAGCAATGGAATGTAATCAGTTGAGGCATAAACATGTAGTAAGGTGAAGATGTAGGGCTTTACACATTATATTTTCAGTCCTACTGGTGAGGGTTGTATAATATTAACCAAAGCTCTACAAAAGCCAGAAATACAGCTTTGCTACCCACCGGTTTCGTAATATCAAACACTACAATGGCTGCTTGGGCTCCACGGTAGTACATAGGGGCCAGGCTGTGGTAGCGTTCCTGtccggctgtgtcccaaatctcAAACTTCACCGTGGTGTCATCCAAGCAAACTGACTGAGCCAAGAAAGCAGCTGGGGGAAGGTCacagagaggaaggaagaagTTACACTACCAACCCTTATTGCTCATGCAATCACAGAAAAATCCTCTCTTTTGGTgaaacatttgcattttattgctTATCTTTAGGGTTGATAGGCTTTGTATGGCATGTTTAGCCTAGACCTAGTAGTAAATTAGATCCAGTCTCAGGACTGTTAAGTCAGTACTTATCCCAGACCCATTTCATGTCCACCTAAAGAGGACAAATGAAATTCCAGCACGAGAATAACCAAATTTAGgcaatcaaaaaacaaaaaaaaaagatttccctGATATCATAACTCATTTGTACTACCCCAGATTCCAAAATGGAGAAAGGGAAGTTCACTTTGACTATGAAGGTCCACTCTTGATGCATGTGAATTAGAATGTCTAAAGTCTGGTATGGGCCACTGTCCAGAACTATTAAGTCAAGTTATGGACTCAGAAGGAATTTAAATGGAGAATGCTCATTGGCCATGTTATTTAGATCAATTCTTTAGCTAATGTGTGGGGAGAATGCTTCATGTTGTAGCTCCTGCCTCTACAACATCTGAACATCAGAGACAATAACTACACGCTTCAAAGGGGTTGAACACCACCAGGAAATTAGCACATCCCTCTGGACTGCAGGTGGTGGATGACACAAAACAAAGCCTGTTCATTTGATTTACTCCCGATCATTCTTAATCTGCTGATCACAATCTAAAGTCTAGTGCCTCAGAGTGGATTAGCCATATTTCAACCCTTTCCTGCTGGCAGACAATAGGGAATGTTGATCAACAAAATGCACCGCattagaaatgttttctttcctgCGCATTAGTCACTGCTGCATCCTGTCACTTCTTTTGTAATGCACTAAAGAAATGTTGCACAATTTATACTGGACTGCTGCTGTCATTTGACTGGGCAACTATAAAAGGAGCAGTTTACAGTTATTACAGCAATGTTACACTTCCATTGCTgctatttacattttatgtggCGTTTCAAATGTCTTTCTGTTTTGCGTCtattctctcatttttttaatttattttttatttaatgctcaTACACAATTGAGTCATACCAAACCCAATTTCTACCAATGTTTTTGTGTGCCAGTAAAGAATATTgcaaacagaaaatataaagtATTATTATAATTCCACTTTAAATAGTCAATACAAGTACACCCAAATATCTGTTTAAAATTGTCTGCACTGTAGATGGGTTTTCTTACATGGAAATACAATATATGTAAGACATAAAAGTACATTTCAAACTTCTCAACATTTGTCAGTacattgtttacaaatgtcagtTTTCCATTTTCAGCATGGTTGCACCTCACTCAGCTCCTCACCTCCAATGGTTGTCTCCTGGAACTCATCGAACTGGCCCTTGACAAAGCGCAGAACCAGGCTGGACTTGCCCACTGCCATGTCTCCCAGCAGCACCAGCTTAAACTGGCAGATCTTGGTCTGGGGCAGGTTCCCGTTGGTCCTGGCGTTCCCACGGGCGCTCATGGTGGAGGAGGAGTGGTGGGGATGTGGGGTGGGATGGGGGTCCTCCTAGGCAGCCTcagtaaacacaacaaaccAAACACTGGACTCGGATTACTTCTGGGGTCTTCTTACAGCCTCTGATCctgaaatgaaagagagacagagagagagagagagagagagagagagagtgagagagagagagaaagtagtGAGCATCAGTGCTAGGGATGAAAGACTTATGTTATACTTAATTTAATATCATACCTTATAATTTGGAAGTAAGCTACTTTGAAAGATAGGAAAAATAATGCTGGTTAGGAGATAAAGAAGGACAAAAAACCTGTGATCTAACAAATATACATGCTGACAGAAATGAAACTTGGTTGACAGCTATATTAAGATGCACTATGTGAGAAAGGAAGACCTTGGAGGAAATCACATCACCTAGTAACACACTATTCAAGCCCACACTGCTTAACATCCTGATGTTGACATGTCCATGTCATTTTTTCCAATGATCATcttaacccttttttttttttaaaaaaaaaaggaatttccaCTGTTTTGTGGTTGCCCGTGTTCagcactgaatttatttatgatgtcacactccacagtagggGTTactggctcatatgaaagtagacactcagggctttaagaatcTGCAGactttcataagtatttctctttttttacctAGCTTACTAGTTttaaatgttatcattttattgtggcagttgtatacagtgttttactatcaaaacgTGTGCCAATATTATTCACactcctcccctttcccatcgccctgctcaccagcagctaaacacagagccatgatactctacatacagaaacccaacagtgccttgcctaatcttataacagacttgcagcgctaaaataattcatttgttgatactgattgaaaatgtttGATAAGTCGATTTCAGAACACCGGTGTACTGCAAGAAAGGGTTAAATGAGCCTGTAAGCAGGGCAGTGAATTAAGTATTTACTGTATCTCCAATAATAAGCTCCAGCAATGATCAACAACAGAAGCTTCTGGCAACACCACAGGTTCCCAACGCTGGTCCTGGAGTACTGCCTTGTCCTTCACTTATCGTTTTCTCCTGCTCACATCCCACTTGATCCAATGAATCAGCTAATTAAAAAGCcttgggtgtgttagagcagggaaaacattacaatgtgcaggacagggggctGATACAGAGCCTATGACACATTCCACAAATACATGTGTGAACTCAAAGCTCAGCCATCACTGATCTCAGTGAAACCATGACAAGTGAAGAGATCCATGTGAGTTACCAGAAGCTATCTGGAGAAGCCTGATGCGTCTTATTAGCATCCAAGGACAGAAGATGCAGATGCTCTGATGCATGATCTCATTTTCCACAACCTGATTAAtgctatatttatataaatctgaCAGCACAATGCGTCAACTTGATACATGATTTATCTCTGCAGCATGCAGCATGCTCTGCTTTGACAGAAGTGTGCACTGCTGTGTTCCAGCTGTAAGGAGCTTCCAGCAGGACACGCGCGAGCAGCTCGTCCCTCCGGCCACACAAACAAAGCGGCCCGCTCGCACAAATGCCCGGATTTTTCCTACCAAGATCAACCTCTTTCCGACCAAATGgctcatttcacacacacaccagttcacATCGTTACCTGGAACAGTTACTGTGCGTTCCTCACGTCTCTGTGTGTCACTATCCTAGATCCAGGTTTCTTCAGGTTGTTGATCTGTCATCTGGTTAGGCTGCCGGGACTTCCGGGAAAGTCGCGCATGCGCAGAAATGACTCGATGACCCAAGGGCTGGAGGAACTAGACCTGACCTATAGTATCCCTCTGTATAGTACAGCACTATAGTGGCATTATTGCACTTCCTTATTTGGCAGAGTAATTTGGATATTGTAAAACTAGCAAGGTTAAGGAGGTTTCATACTAAATAATTCATCAAATTACCCACTGAAGATGTAGATTTAATGTATTAACCCTGaaactattcatttttatttggttATGTCTCATGTTTAAAACCTTTCTGGATTGAGATGAATACATTCTAATATTTGATATTCTTCAACAAATAGATGTGATAGTAAATTTCAGCCCCAGCGACAAAACTACACAAACATGTATACATAGAACGAAACAGTCTGAGAAGAATTGTGTGTTTGAAATGCATGGACTATTCTGTCAATATTTTATCTGATTTTTAAATCTTACATCTACTcttgtttatattattgtttaataaataaagaaaaacactaGTTTCCTTTCTCAATGCAGCATGTCGCAGGTGTATGCCcaaactttctacacaaaagcCCAAATCAAGTAAAACAACCATATTTTTGTGCCAGACAGACTCTAATGAATGCTGTAGCCTTTTAAATTGAAGatgaattaaacatgtttatgaaCACAGTTTTCCCCTGAAAAACAGgacacttttctgctcaccatggttgtaaagagtgattatttgagttaccatagccttcactaatactaataatgtgTAGGATCCCACTCTGCTCTAAGAACAacctcagttcttcatggcatggctTCCACAAGGTCCTTTAAGATTATGGTCCATGTTGAAATTATTACATCACATAATTGAtcattcctgcagattttttaggtgcactttcattctgtgaatctcccgttctaccacatcccaaaggtgttctactggattcagatccggtgactgggaaggccactgaagaacactgaactcattgtcatgttcatgaaaccagtttgagatgacttttgctttgtgacatggtgcattatcaagGTGGAAGTAGCCaatagaagatggtaaattgtggccatgaagagaTGCACACggtcagcagcaatactcaaacagactgtggcattcaagtgatgattacaattcaatttcaattcaattttatttgtatagtgttttaacaatggacattgtcacaaagcagctttacataaataaatacattcaggatatacattttaaatgtaggaatttatccctaaagagcaagccagaggcgacggtgcaaaggaaaaactccctgagatgatatgaggaagaaaccttgagaggaaccagactcaaaagggaacccatcctcgtctgggtgacacctgatagtgcaattataaataaatcccttctataactgtgtactacatggacaaatagagCAATTGTGTAAAAAGGAAagtcattacagttttcatatgaagtctattttgttgaaattatacactgttcactgatggagacttgagtgcaaaactgtttgtggcaattacagtcctaagccatcatagcaaaacgGTTCATATGGATTATGGTCCAAAGCcctcttcatggtttctaagtggtaccaccctcagtaatctcatgtatcttcagGGTGTCCATATGGGtctatcctcagcagcagtgagtgatttccaattgacgagaactccaaccagaagtagggcatcaggctggatcaggcaggtccggggagcagaatCATTCGCCAGGAACATTTGTATCTCaggattgattggtattaacgggcccaaagtgtgccaagaaaacattccccgcaccattacacacctctaccagcctcgactgttgacacaaggcaggttcatggattcatgctgctgctgccaaattctgactctaCCATCTGAATGTCACaacagaccaggctatgttttta includes these proteins:
- the rab5b gene encoding ras-related protein Rab-5B; this encodes MSARGNARTNGNLPQTKICQFKLVLLGDMAVGKSSLVLRFVKGQFDEFQETTIGAAFLAQSVCLDDTTVKFEIWDTAGQERYHSLAPMYYRGAQAAIVVFDITKPETFERAKAWVKELQRQASPNIVIALAGNKSDLADKRLVEYEEAQTYAEDTGLLFMETSAKTAMNVNELFLAIAKKMPKTDTQNPTHAARHRGVNLQDPDAQSSRSCCGN